Proteins from one Bradyrhizobium roseum genomic window:
- a CDS encoding M48 family metalloprotease has protein sequence MTHRAKPREGNIGCRLLAASALLCAALALSACGNLGKLETAAPAVPTPKPSRAVAQTPASEREHERILASYGGAYEDPKLAILIGKTVDRLVAASDRPEQAYRVTILNSGAVNAFALPTGQLYVTRGLIALASDTSELSSVLSHEMAHVIAKHASIREDQARQAAVVTRVVTDMSNDPDLTALALAKTKLTMASFSRAQEFEADGIGVGIAARARFDPYGAARFLASMERNAAMKAGKTSLDPRAQDFLSSHPATPERVQNAQASARQYGSPQGAERDRETYLAAIENIVYGEDPSEGFVRGRRFLHPKLGFTFLAPETFTLDNTAQAVIGVRDGGTQAMRFDVVRVPGEQSLADYLNSGWMEGVDKGSTEDLMINGFPVAAANATGDQWQFKVYALRYGSDVYRFIFAAKQRNTESERNARETVNSFRRLTLEEIQAARPLRIKVITVQPGDTVESLSHRMTGVDRPAERFRILNGLDQHAQVKPRDRVKIVVD, from the coding sequence AAGGAAACATCGGCTGCCGCCTTCTGGCAGCGTCGGCGCTGCTATGCGCCGCGCTGGCGCTTTCTGCCTGTGGAAATCTGGGAAAGCTCGAGACCGCCGCTCCTGCCGTACCGACGCCGAAGCCGAGCCGCGCCGTCGCGCAGACGCCTGCCAGCGAGCGCGAACACGAGCGCATCCTCGCCTCCTATGGTGGCGCCTATGAAGATCCGAAACTTGCCATCCTGATCGGCAAGACGGTCGACCGGCTGGTCGCGGCCTCGGATCGGCCCGAACAGGCCTACCGGGTGACCATCCTCAACTCCGGCGCCGTCAACGCCTTCGCGCTGCCGACCGGCCAGCTCTACGTGACGCGCGGCCTGATCGCGCTCGCCAGCGACACTTCCGAATTGTCTTCGGTGCTGAGCCACGAGATGGCGCATGTCATCGCAAAGCACGCCTCGATCCGGGAAGACCAGGCGCGGCAGGCGGCAGTCGTGACCCGCGTCGTCACCGACATGAGCAACGACCCCGATCTGACGGCGCTGGCGCTGGCGAAAACCAAACTGACGATGGCGAGCTTCTCGCGCGCGCAGGAGTTCGAGGCCGACGGCATCGGCGTCGGCATCGCCGCCCGCGCCCGTTTCGACCCGTATGGCGCGGCGCGCTTCCTCGCCTCGATGGAACGAAATGCCGCGATGAAGGCCGGCAAGACCTCGCTCGATCCCCGCGCGCAGGACTTTCTTTCCTCGCATCCGGCGACGCCGGAGCGGGTGCAGAATGCGCAGGCCAGCGCGCGGCAATACGGCTCGCCGCAGGGCGCCGAGCGCGACCGAGAGACCTATCTCGCCGCGATCGAAAACATCGTCTACGGCGAGGACCCCAGCGAAGGCTTCGTTCGCGGCCGTCGCTTCCTGCACCCAAAACTCGGCTTCACCTTCCTGGCTCCCGAGACATTCACGCTGGATAACACCGCGCAAGCGGTGATCGGCGTACGTGATGGCGGCACCCAGGCAATGCGCTTCGACGTGGTGCGCGTGCCGGGCGAACAGTCACTGGCCGATTATCTCAACTCGGGATGGATGGAAGGCGTCGACAAGGGGTCGACCGAAGACCTCATGATCAACGGCTTCCCGGTGGCAGCTGCGAACGCCACCGGCGACCAGTGGCAGTTCAAGGTCTACGCGCTGCGCTATGGCAGCGACGTCTACCGCTTCATCTTCGCCGCCAAGCAGCGCAACACCGAAAGCGAGCGCAACGCGCGCGAGACGGTGAACTCGTTTCGCCGCCTCACGCTGGAAGAAATCCAGGCCGCGCGCCCGCTGCGCATCAAGGTCATCACGGTGCAGCCCGGCGACACCGTGGAATCGCTCTCCCACCGCATGACCGGCGTCGATCGTCCCGCCGAACGCTTCCGCATTCTCAACGGCCTCGACCAGCACGCCCAGGTCAAGCCGCGGGACCGCGTGAAGATCGTGGTGGATTGA